The sequence below is a genomic window from Mycobacteriales bacterium.
GGTGCTTCGGACCGATGTCCTTGCCGGCGCGCGGAGCGTGCTTGCTCATGACCTTCGGCCAGCTCGCGGCACACGCGCCGCTGCAGTGGGAGACCTTGTGGCCGTCGCCGGTGAACAAGTACATGACCCGGCCCTTGCTGTTGGACACCACGCGCCCGTACTTCTTGGTCGTCACCGAGGAGATCTCGGTGCCCTTCTTGGTCGCATGGTGGCTGCCGCTCGCCAGTGCAGGCGTCGCGCTCGCCGTGAGAACGCCGGTGCCGAGAAGAATGCTGACTGCCAGTGTGCCGCGGTGTTTCACGAGCTTTCCCCGTCCCCTCCGTGGTCACGGCGCCGCTGGTGCGCGCCCGACCGTGAGTACGGCCCGACCGCCCGAGTGGTTCAGCGCCGGCGCTCGCGCTTGCCTTTCTCGCGCATCCGGATGGCCAGCTCGATCGGCGTACCGGCGAAGCCGAACTGCTCGCGCAGGCGGCGCTCGAGAAACCTCCGGTACGCCGACTCCAGAGGGCCCGAGGTGAACAGCACGAACCGTGGCGGTTCGACACCCGGCTGGGTGGCGAAGAGGATCTTGGGCTGCTTGCCGCCGCGCACCGGTGGCGGGGTGGCCGCGACGATCCCCGCGAGGAACGCGTTCAGCTCGGCCGTCGGAACCCGGGTCTGCCACGACTCGAGCGCGGCGTCCAACGCCGGTCCGATCCGCTTCATCCCCCGGCCCGTCCGGGCCGAGATGTTCACCCGCTCCGCCCATCCCAGCCGGCCGAAGTCGCGCTCGAACTCCCGCTCCAGCTGGTCGCGCCGGTCCTCGTCGACCAGGTCCCACTTGTTCATCGCCAGCACCAGCGCTCGGCCGGCTTCGACCGCGAGGTCGGCCACGCGCAGGTCCTGTTCGGTGAGCGGCTCGGCCGCATCGAGCAGCAACAGCACGACCTCGGCCGCTTCGATCGCCGCCGAGGTACGCAGGCTCGAGTAGTACTCGGCGCCGCTGGCCTCGTGAACCCGGCGGCGCAGACCGGCGGTGTCGACGAACCGCCACGTCGCGTCGTCGAGGCGGATCAGCTCGTCGACCGGGTCGCGCGTCGTGCCGCCGACCGCATCGACCAGCGCGCGGTCCGACCCCGCCAGCCGGTTGAGCAGGCTGGACTTGCCCACGTTGGGCCGTCCGATCAGCGCGACCCGATGTGGTCCGGCCGGCTGTTCGTCGCGCGCGACCGCCGCCGGCAGCGCGGCAACGATGGCGTCGAGCAGGTCACCGCTCCCCCGCCCGTGCAACGCGCTCACCGCAAGCGGCTCGCCGACGCCGAGGCCCCAGAGCGCAGCGACGTCCGGCTCGGCCCGAGCCGAGTCGACCTTGTTCGCGGCCAGCACGACCGGCCGCCCGGATCGCTGCAACACGCGGCTCACGGCCGCATCAACCTCGGTGATCCCGACGGTCGCGTCGACGACCAGGAGTACGACGTCGGCGGCCTGCACCGCGAGCTCCGCGGCCGCCGATACCCGTGCCGCCAACCCGCGCGCATCGGGTTGCCACCCTCCGGTGTCGACGACCGTGAACGCCCGCCCGGCCCACTCGGCCTCGTACGAGACCCGGTCACGCGTCACGCCTGGCACGTCCTCGACCACCGCCTCGCGCCGGCCGAGGATCCGATTGACAAGGGTGGACTTGCCGACGTTCGGGCGACCGATCACGGCGACCACCGGCAGCGCATCTGCGCCGGTTGTCATGCCGACTGCCGCTCGGCCTCGAGCAGTGCCAGCAGATGGGTGCGAACCTGCTCGGCGGCGGCCGCGATGGTCGCGCGGGTGCGCAAGTCCCCGGGGATGTCGAGCTCGAACGCCGGACCGAACACGATCTCGATCGGCGTTCGCCAGCGCGGGATGACCTTGCCCTTCGGCAACGCCTGCTGGGTGCCCTTGCACAGCACCGGCACGATCGGGCACCGCGAGTTGAGCGCGAGGTAGCCGATGCCGTGCTGGATCGTCGCGAGGTCGCCGGATCCGCGGGTGCCCTCGGGAAAGACACCGAGCACGCCGCCGTCCGCGAGCACGCCGAGCCCGGTACGCAGCGCCGTACGGTCCGGCGTACCGCGGTGGATCGGGATCTGGCGCGCGAACCTCAACAGCCACCGCACCGGCCCTTTGAAGATCTCGCTCTTGACCAGGAACGAGGAGGGCCGCGGCAACATGATCATGACGATCGGCCCATCGAGAAAGCCTGAGTGGTTGCCGGCCAGCAGCACGGGTCCGGAGTCGGGAAGGTTCTCGAGCCCGCGCAGCCGCAGCGCGAACGCGATCCGCAGGATGCGCTGCGCGACCCGTCGTGCCACCAACAGCGGAATGCTCTCCCGGGTCGGGTCGGCACGCCGGCTCACACCGACACCGCCCTGGCCTGCTCGACGATGAGCGCCACGACCTGGTGGATGTCGAGGCCCGAGGTGTCCACCACCGTCGCGTCGGGCGCTTGCTGGAGCGGCGATGCTGCGCGCGTGCTGTCTGCCGTGTCGCGGCGGCGCAGGTCGGCCTCGGTGGCGGCGAGCGATCCGGGCGCCTCGCCCAGCCCGTCCTGACGGGTGCGTCGCTCGGCCCGGGTGGAGGCGTCTGCGGTGAGGAAGATCTTCACGGGGGCATCGGGTGCGACGGTCGAGCCGATGTCTCTGCCCTCGACCACGATGCCGCCCTCGCCGATGATCTCCCGTTGCCGGCGCACCATGGCCGCGCGTACGCCGGGCACCGCGCTCACGGCGCTCACCGCGCCGGTCACCTCCGGGCTGCGCACCGCGGCGGTCACGTCGATGCCGTCCGCGAGGATCGTGGGTGCGCGCGGATCGGTGGTGACCTTGAGCTCGGCCTGCTCCGCGATCCTCGCCAGCTCGTCACCGGCCGTGAGGTCGACGTGGTGCTCCAGGGCGAGCCAGGTCACCGCGCGGTACATCGCGCCGGTGTCCAGGTAGCGCAGGTCGAGCGCCGAGGCGGCCTCGCGGGCCACGGTGGACTTCCCGGACCCGGAGGGGCCGTCGATCGCAACGACCAGATCTCGCCGCTGCACCGACCCTCCTCGAAGACTCGCCGCGCCTCGGCGTCAGCCGAGCCTAGCCGCCACTGGCGGGTGGGCTGGCGGTAGCGGTCCACCCCTGCCGGGTGAGCGCCGAAGCCAGCACCTCATGGTGCTGGGCCGACACGTCGAGCTCGACGATCCCGACCGGCAGGCCCGGGGAGTGGTCGACCCTGATGTCCTCCACGTTCACCCCCGCATCGGCAGCGTCGGAGAACAACCGGGCGAGCGCGCCCGGCTCGTCCGGTACGACGACGGCAACGCTGGCCCACCGGACCGCCGCCTGGCCGTGCTTGCCGGTGAGCATCGCCCGCCCGCGCCGACCGGCCTCAACCAGTTCTCTCACCGCCGGCTCGGTGGCGTCGGGCCGCTGCTCGAGCACCTCCACCAGGCGCTCGAGCGGGTCCAGCACGCCGCGCAGAGCGGCGGCGATCCCGGCCGGGTTGGCCGCGGCGATCCCGGCCCACATTCCGGCATCGCTGTCCGCCAGCCTGGAGGTGTCGCGGAGCCCGGCGCCCGCGAGCGCCACCTCGGCGCGGTCCAGGCCCAGCAGCGAGGCGGCAAGCGCGGAGGCGAGCAGCTGTGGAACGTGGGACAACCGCGCCAGCACGGCGTCGTGCTCGTCCGCGCTCATCTGCGTGACCACCGCCCCGCACGCCAGCGCGAGGTCGGTGACCGCGGCCACGGCGGCCCCGCTGGAGTGCGCAGTCGGGCAGATCACCCAGGGGCGCTGTTCGAACAGGTCCGCCGACGCGTGATGAGGCCCGGAGCGCTCCCGGCCGGCGATCGGGTGACTGCCGACGTAGCGATCGCACCCCGGCTGATGGGCCTCGACCTCACGTTGAGGTTCAAGTTGAACGCTTGCGGTGTGTGTCACCACCGGGACCGTACTCTCGCGGAGCAGGCGGTCGACGACCACACCGACCGCACCCGGGGGCACCGCCGCCACCGCCAGGTCGAACCGTTCCCCCGCTGCCCTGCGCCGGCCGGCCCCGACCGACTCGGCGAGTGCGAGCTGCTCTTCGTCGGAGTCGTCGAGGGCGACGTCGTAGCCGGCCGCGCGCGCCGCCAGCGCGATCGAGGTTCCGATCAGACCGGTGCCGATGACCAGCAACCGGCCACGGGGGGCGGCATTCACGTCAGTCCCTCGGCAGGTCGGTGCGCAGCGCCGCCGCACCACGCAGGTAGACGTGGCGCGCATCGGCGCGGCTGAACTCGGCCTCGACCAACGCCAGCAGCCGGATCACGCGCTCCATCGCTCCGGGCACCGCGATCTCGGACGCGCACAGGAAGGGGACGTCGGTGATGCCCATCGTGCGGGCGGCGTAGGCGGGGAACTCCGAGGTGAGATCCGGCGTCGTCGTGAAGACGATCGAGATGAGTGCGTCGTGGTCGAGCCGGTTGCGGGTCAGCACAGCTTCGACCAGTTCGGCGGTCGCCTCGATCACCGCCTCGCGTTCGTCGACGTCGACCTGGGTGGCCCCGCGCAACGCGCGAACCGCCATCTGGCTCCTCCCCGAACTCTCGATGTCGTTCTACCGATAGATCTACAAGTCGACTTCTCGATACAAGGCCCGGACCTCGCCCGGCTGCAGGTGCCGGCGGCCACCCGGCTTCAGGTCGCCCAGGCGGATCGGGCCGACCGAGGTGCGCACCAACCGCGTCACCGGGAAGCCGACCTCCGCGAACATCCGCCGGACCACGTGCTTGCGCCCCTCGTGCAAGGTGATCTCGACGATGCTGCGCTTGGCGGTCGCCCCGACCAGCTCGACCCGGTCGGCCCGCGCGGGTCCGTCGTCCAGCTCGACTCCGCCGCGCAGCCGCCTGGTCGCGAGCCGTGGGAGGACGCCGTCGACCTCGGCGAGGTAGGTCTTCGCCACCCCGAACGACGGATGCATCAGCCGGTGCGAGAGGGGCCCGTCGTTCGTGAGGAGCAACAGGCCCTCGCTGTCCGCGTCGAGCCGCCCCACGTGGTGCAGCCGGCTGGCCAGGTCGGCGACAACGTCGCCGACGCACGGCCGGCCTCGGTCGTCGGACATGGTCGAGAGCATGCCTCGCGGCTTGTTCACGGCGAGGTAGGCCAGTCCCTCGCGGGTAGGGACCTGCGCGCCGTCGAGGACGATCCGGTCGTGCTGGGGATCCACCCGCGCGCCGAGCGTCGCGGTGTGCCCGTTCACCTGCACCCGACCGGCCGAGATCAGCGCCTCGCAGGCGCGCCGGCTGCCGAAGCCCGCCTCGGCCAGCACTTTCTGCAGTCGCGTTCCGTTCGAGCCTGCGCCGGCTTCGCGCTCAACCAGCGACGGCATCGTCGTCGATCGCGGAGTGATCCGGCAGGTACTCGGAGATGTCGGGCAGCTCCGCGAGCGAGGACAACCCGAGCCGGTCGAGGAAGTGTTCGGTAGTGGCGTAAAGAATTGCTCCGGTTTCGCGCTCCACACCCACTTCCGCGATCAATCCTCGGGTGACCAGCGTCCGCACGACCGCGTCGACATTGACGCCGCGTACGGCGGCGATCCTGGCGCGCGTCGTCGGCTGGCGGTAGGCGATGACCGCAAGGGTCTCCAACGCCGCCTGGCTCAGGCGAGCCGGCTGACCTTCGCGCACGAACCGCTCGACGTACGGCGCACACGACGCGCGCGTGTAGAGCCGCCAGCCGCCGGCGACCTCCCGAAGCTCGAATCCGCGCCCGCCGCGGTCGTAGTCGGCAGCGAGCTCGCGCAGCAGCTCGCGAACCTCTTCTCTCGGGCGTTCGACCACCTGCGCGAGCGTCGTCTCGTCGACCGGTTCCTCGACGACCAGCAGGACGGCTTCGATGCCGGCACGCAGGTCGGGCAGGATCACGGGCTCGGTGTCGTCGGTCACGATGACCAGGTCATCCGTCATTGCCCTCAACCGTGTCGTAGGAGTCGTCGATGTCGGCCGCCAGCACGGCCAGCTCACCGTCGCCGGCGACCCAGCGGACGTTCAGCTCGCCGAACGCGACCAGCTGGTCGAAGGCGACCGCGCCTTCGCGATAGAGCTCGAGCAGAGCAAGAAACCGCACGACGATCGTCATCGTCTCGGTGCAGTCCGCGATCAGCGCACGGAAGCTCGCGCCGCCGCTCGCCCGCAGCCGGCCGGCCAGCAGTGCGGCCTGCTCGCGGACGCTCACGACGGGTGCATGGATGTGACCGATGTCGACCACGGGCAGCGGCCGCGGCGCCGACGCCCGAGCGGCCAGCTCGGCGAACTCCTGCGGGTCGAGCCCGAGCTGGACCTCGGGCAGCAGGTCCACGAACGCCGGTTCCAGGCCCGCCGTGCGGGGGTAGCGCAGTCCGGCCTGGCCGATCTGCTCGGTGAACCAGCGGGCGACCTCTTTGTACGCGCGGTACTGCAGCAGCCGGGCGAAGAGCAGGTCCCGGGCCTCGAGCAGCGCCAGGTCCTCCTCGTCGACCTCGGCCGAAGGGAGCAGCCGGGCGACCTTCAGGTCGAGCAGCGTCGCGGCCACCACCAGGAACTCGCTCGCCTGGTCCAGGTCCCAATCGTCGGCGTGCGCGCGGAGGTAGCCGAGAAAGTCGTCAGTGACCTGCGCGATCGCGACCAGCGTGACATCCAGCCGGCGCTTCGCGATCAGGCTGAGCAGCAGGTCGAACGGCCCGTCGAAAACGTCGAGATGGACGTGAAAAGCCGACGATCCGGCCAAGCCGTCAGCGTCCACAGGCGCGGCCGACTCAGCCGCTCCCGGACCGGAGAGCACCACCGCTCGACGGTAGCCCAGGCCGGTGTCCGGACCCGGCTCGGCTCGCCGCGCGACGAGCGGTTACAGCGCGTGCAGGATCCGGTCCGCGACGTCGCCGATCAGCTGCAGGAGCAGCGGGTACTCACCGCCCAGCGGGACGATCAGAAGGACCAGCACGATCGCGGTCCCCCACTGCTCCTCGAGGAAGTGGTAGGCCAGCCGGCGACTTCCGCTGCTGCGCGGCAGCGTCGACCACAATGCGACGCCGAGCTCGAGCGGCGGAACCGGCACGAGGGCCAGCAGCCCGCAGGCCAGGTTCTCGATGCCGAACCCGATTGCGATCCGCTGACCCGCATCCGTGGCCAGCGACTGAGATCCGTGCAGCACGGCCAGGCTGGACATCAGCGGGAAGAAGCCGGAATGGCCGCCTGCTGCCTTGTACGCCGCCAACCCGGCCGCCGCGAGCAAGCCATGGACGGCGACGGCGGCCACGACCACCACCCAGACCTGGGACCGCTTGCCGAACCGCAGCGTCGGCCGGGGCGACCATCCGACGCCGGCAAGCAGCACCGCCACGAGCCCGAACGGGTCGAGCCAACCCCGGGAAGCGGTGACGGTGCGAAGGGCCCGGCGGCCGTTGACCAGCAGCTGCTGGACCGCCACCCGCAGGACGCAGCCCAGCACGAAACCCAGGGCGAGACCGAGCAGTGTCGACGGCTGGCGCAGTGCGTAGAGCATCGAGGATCGTCGCCGCGGCCGGGCTCAGTCGGCCCGCAGCCGGCGGACCAGGATGCTGTGGTCCCCCTTGGCCTCCAGATCGGCCAGCACGACCGACAGCGCCTCGCGCACGATCCGGCCCCGATCCACCGCGAGCGAATGCTCGGCCCGAAGGATCAGACGGGCGTGCTCCAGATCGACCAGCTCTGCAGGTGAGACATAGACCGTGATCTTCTCGTCGTGCCGTTGGCGACCGCTCGGTCGGGAGCGCGACGGGTTCGCTCCCATCGCGCCGTCACGCCGAACGGTCGGCTCGGCCGCCGCCGGCTCGCCGTTGCCGGTGCGGTCGTCGGGACGTAGCGCTCCGGTCGATCGGAACAGCTCGTCCGCACCGGGCAGGATCACCCGGCGAGACACCGGGCCACCACCTCTCTGGCCAGGTCGCGGTAGGCCGCTGCCCCGGGTGAGGACGACGCGAAGCTGGTGATCGGCTCCCCCGCGACGGTCGTCTCCGGGAACCGGACGGTTCGGTTGATCACCGTGTGGAAGACCTTGTTGCCGAACGCCTGCACAACGCGGGTGAGCACTTCGCGGCCATGGAGAGTACGACCGTCATACATTGTTGCGAGGATCCCCTCAAGTTGAAGTTGAGGGTTAAGCCGCTCGCTCACTTTCTCGATGGTCTGGATCAGGAGTGCCACACCGCGCAGCGAGAAGTACTCGCACTCCAGCGGAACGATCACACCGTCGGCGGCGGTGAGCGCGTTGATGGTAAGCAGGCCGAGCGAGGGCTGACAGTCGATCAGGATGACGTCGTAGTCCTCGACCATCGGCTCGAGCACCCGCTTGAGCGACTGCTCGCGGGCGACCTCGCCGACCAGTTGGACCTCCGCGGCGGACAGGTCGATATTGCTCGGGAGCAGGTCCAGGCCGCTGCTGGTCTTGATCAGGATGTCGTCCGCGGTGACCCCGCGCTCCATGAGGGCGTTGTAGATCGTCTGGTCCAGCTCGTGCGGGTTGACCCCGAGCCCGACCGAGAGCGCGCCCTGAGGGTCGAAGTCGACCAGGAGGACCCGCCGGCCGAACTCGGTCAGGGCGGCACCGAGGTTGATCGCGGTCGTGGTCTTGCCGACCCCGCCCTTCTGGTTGGCCAGGGCGAGGATCTTCGCGGGACCGTGCTCGCTCAGCGGTTTCGGGTCCCGCAGACGGGGGCGTGGCCGCCCGGTCGGGCCGATCTCGCGCGGCGGGCGGGTCCGCTCCGCGGTTGTCGACATGTCGTCCTCTCGGTAAAGCTTTACGGCGACAGCGCGATATCTCGCCGAAGCGGTTAACCGCGACGCGCAACCTAATGCCGATCAGGCGGGTTGGCAACCGGCGGCTGCCGCCGGCACCGCTGCCACAACGCTCTGATCAGCCTGAACGCGCTCGAGGATGGGACATCGCGTAGACCTCGCGGAGCCGGTCCACGGTGACCAGTGTGTAGACCTGAGTGGTCGTGACGGAGGCGTGTCCGAGCAGTTCCTGCACCACGCGCACGTCGGCTCCGCCGTCGAGCAGGTGGGTGGCGAAGGAGTGCCGGAGGGTGTGCGGGCCGATCCGCGACCGTAGTCCGGCGCGCTGCGCCGCCGTCTGGAGAATCGCCCACGCGCTCTGCCGGGACAGCCGCCCGCCTCGGGTGTTGAGGAACAGCGCCGGCCCTCCCCCGCCGCCGGAGGCGAGCACCGGCCGGCCACGGACGAGGTAGCCCTCGACCGCGTCGCGGGCGTAGCTCCCGACCGGCACTACCCGGTCCTTGCCGCCCTTGCCGCGCAGCAGAACTGTTCCCCGGTCCGGGTCGAGGTCGTCCACGTCCAGCGCGACCGCCTCACCGATCCGCGCCCCGGTGCCGTAGAGGAACTCGAGGAGGGCCTGGTCGCGCACACCCCGCGGCGAGCCGTCGGATCCCGCGGCGGCGATCAGCGCGGTGACGTCGTCCAGCGAAAGCGCCCGCGGCAGGCGGCGGGGCGGGGTGGGCGGACGCACCGCGGCGGCCGGGTCGCTCTCGGCCAGCCCTTCGCGCAGCGCGAAGCGATGCAGCCCGCGGACGGCAACGACGGCCCGCGCCGCGGACGAGGCGCGCAGTGCCACCTGCTCCCCAGCGCCGCTGCGCAGCACCGCCACGAAACCCGTGACGTCGGCCTCGGTCACGTCGTCGAGGGAACTGCGCCCCTGCGCAGCGAGGTACTCCGCGTACCGCGCGAGGTCGCGACGATACGAACTCAACGTGTTTCGGCTCAACCCGCGCTCGACGGCGAGATGGTCGAGGTAGCCGCGGATCACCCGGTCGATCGCGGCGTGATCGCTCGAGCTCAGCCGAGCACCTCGGCCAGCGGCCGGTACGGCAGGCCGTGCGCCTCGGCCACCGGCTCGCACACGACGTCTCCGCTCACCACGTTGACCCCACCCGCCAGAGCGGGATCGCGGCGCACCGCCTCCTGCCAGCCGAGCCCGGCGATCCGCTCGACGTACGGCAACGTGACGTTGGTCAACGCGTAGGTCGACGTGTGCGGCACGGCGCCGGGCATGTTCGCGACGCAGTAGAAGACCGCGTCGTGAACCATGAAGGTCGGATCCGAGTGCGTGGTCGGCCGGGTGGACTGGAAGCAGCCGCCCTGGTCGACCGCGATGTCGACGAGGACCGCACCCGGCTTCATCCGCGCGACCAGGTCATCGCTCACCAACGTCGGCGCCTTCGCACCCGCGACCAGAACTGCGCCGATCACCAGGTCCGCGTCGATGCAGGCCCGCTCCACCTCGTAGGCGTTCGACGCAACGGTCTGGAGGTGGCCCTGGTAGATCCGGTCGGCCTGCCGGAGCTTCTCGATGTTGCGGTCGAGGACCAGCACCTCGGCCTGCATACCGAGCGCGATGGCCGCGGCGTTCATGCCCGAGACCCCCGCGCCGAGCACCACAACCTTGGCCGCATAGGTGCCGGAGACGCCACCCATGAGTACGCCGCGCCCGCCCCCGTCGCGCTGGAGGTGATGGGCACCCACCTGCGGCGCCATCCGTCCGGCGACCTCGCTCATCGGCGCCAGCAGCGGCAGTGACCCGTCCGCGAGCTGCACCGTCTCGTAGGCGATCGCGGTCGTGCCCGAGGAGATCAGGGCGTTGGTGCACGGCTCGCTCGCGGCCAGGTGCAGGTAGGTGAACAGGACCTGATCGGCGCGCATCCGGTGGTACTCCTCGGCCACCGGCTCCTTCACCTTGCAGATCAGCTCCGCCTCGCCCCACACGTCGTCCGCGGTCGGCAGCAGCTTCGCGCCGGCCGCGACGTAGTCGTCGTCCGGGATCGACGAGCCCACGCCGGCCTCGCGCTCGATGACGACGTCGTGGCCCTGGCTGACCAGCTCGTGTACGCCGGACGGGGTGATCGCCACCCGGAACTCGTTGTCCTTGACCTCGCGGGGGATGCCGATCAACACGGTGTCCACACCTTTCGACCGCCGGCGGCGTCGTTGCCACCGGGCACAGCGCTCGTTGGGATCCTAAACGGGGGCTCAGGGGCTCGGCGACTCGCGGACCGATCCGGTGAACGGCGATGCTTCGGGCCATTGCGCATCGGCCGGACGAAGCGCCGCAAAAGCCTCACGGGCGGCGAGCGACGCGGCGAGCAGCCCGATCGCCGCGAGCGGGTTGTGCAGCTCGCCGCTTTGGACGCCGGCCACCGCCTCGTCGAGCGGCACCCAGCGTTGCGGCATGTCGCTCTCCTCGTCCTCGCCCACGAACCTGGGCGCCGAGGCGGGCCGGACATCCCGCGCGAGATAGATCCGGACCGCCTCGTCGGTCATGCCCGGCGAGGTGAACGCGTCGACCAGCACGTCCCAGCGGTCGGCCTCGAGATGAGCCTCCTCGTACAGCTCGCGCTGAGCGGCGTGCAACGGCGGCT
It includes:
- the der gene encoding ribosome biogenesis GTPase Der, translated to MTTGADALPVVAVIGRPNVGKSTLVNRILGRREAVVEDVPGVTRDRVSYEAEWAGRAFTVVDTGGWQPDARGLAARVSAAAELAVQAADVVLLVVDATVGITEVDAAVSRVLQRSGRPVVLAANKVDSARAEPDVAALWGLGVGEPLAVSALHGRGSGDLLDAIVAALPAAVARDEQPAGPHRVALIGRPNVGKSSLLNRLAGSDRALVDAVGGTTRDPVDELIRLDDATWRFVDTAGLRRRVHEASGAEYYSSLRTSAAIEAAEVVLLLLDAAEPLTEQDLRVADLAVEAGRALVLAMNKWDLVDEDRRDQLEREFERDFGRLGWAERVNISARTGRGMKRIGPALDAALESWQTRVPTAELNAFLAGIVAATPPPVRGGKQPKILFATQPGVEPPRFVLFTSGPLESAYRRFLERRLREQFGFAGTPIELAIRMREKGKRERRR
- a CDS encoding lysophospholipid acyltransferase family protein, whose product is MSRRADPTRESIPLLVARRVAQRILRIAFALRLRGLENLPDSGPVLLAGNHSGFLDGPIVMIMLPRPSSFLVKSEIFKGPVRWLLRFARQIPIHRGTPDRTALRTGLGVLADGGVLGVFPEGTRGSGDLATIQHGIGYLALNSRCPIVPVLCKGTQQALPKGKVIPRWRTPIEIVFGPAFELDIPGDLRTRATIAAAAEQVRTHLLALLEAERQSA
- the cmk gene encoding (d)CMP kinase, whose protein sequence is MQRRDLVVAIDGPSGSGKSTVAREAASALDLRYLDTGAMYRAVTWLALEHHVDLTAGDELARIAEQAELKVTTDPRAPTILADGIDVTAAVRSPEVTGAVSAVSAVPGVRAAMVRRQREIIGEGGIVVEGRDIGSTVAPDAPVKIFLTADASTRAERRTRQDGLGEAPGSLAATEADLRRRDTADSTRAASPLQQAPDATVVDTSGLDIHQVVALIVEQARAVSV
- a CDS encoding prephenate dehydrogenase, which gives rise to MNAAPRGRLLVIGTGLIGTSIALAARAAGYDVALDDSDEEQLALAESVGAGRRRAAGERFDLAVAAVPPGAVGVVVDRLLRESTVPVVTHTASVQLEPQREVEAHQPGCDRYVGSHPIAGRERSGPHHASADLFEQRPWVICPTAHSSGAAVAAVTDLALACGAVVTQMSADEHDAVLARLSHVPQLLASALAASLLGLDRAEVALAGAGLRDTSRLADSDAGMWAGIAAANPAGIAAALRGVLDPLERLVEVLEQRPDATEPAVRELVEAGRRGRAMLTGKHGQAAVRWASVAVVVPDEPGALARLFSDAADAGVNVEDIRVDHSPGLPVGIVELDVSAQHHEVLASALTRQGWTATASPPASGG
- the aroH gene encoding chorismate mutase, yielding MAVRALRGATQVDVDEREAVIEATAELVEAVLTRNRLDHDALISIVFTTTPDLTSEFPAYAARTMGITDVPFLCASEIAVPGAMERVIRLLALVEAEFSRADARHVYLRGAAALRTDLPRD
- a CDS encoding pseudouridine synthase, which encodes MPSLVEREAGAGSNGTRLQKVLAEAGFGSRRACEALISAGRVQVNGHTATLGARVDPQHDRIVLDGAQVPTREGLAYLAVNKPRGMLSTMSDDRGRPCVGDVVADLASRLHHVGRLDADSEGLLLLTNDGPLSHRLMHPSFGVAKTYLAEVDGVLPRLATRRLRGGVELDDGPARADRVELVGATAKRSIVEITLHEGRKHVVRRMFAEVGFPVTRLVRTSVGPIRLGDLKPGGRRHLQPGEVRALYREVDL
- the scpB gene encoding SMC-Scp complex subunit ScpB, encoding MTDDLVIVTDDTEPVILPDLRAGIEAVLLVVEEPVDETTLAQVVERPREEVRELLRELAADYDRGGRGFELREVAGGWRLYTRASCAPYVERFVREGQPARLSQAALETLAVIAYRQPTTRARIAAVRGVNVDAVVRTLVTRGLIAEVGVERETGAILYATTEHFLDRLGLSSLAELPDISEYLPDHSAIDDDAVAG
- a CDS encoding segregation/condensation protein A; protein product: MAGSSAFHVHLDVFDGPFDLLLSLIAKRRLDVTLVAIAQVTDDFLGYLRAHADDWDLDQASEFLVVAATLLDLKVARLLPSAEVDEEDLALLEARDLLFARLLQYRAYKEVARWFTEQIGQAGLRYPRTAGLEPAFVDLLPEVQLGLDPQEFAELAARASAPRPLPVVDIGHIHAPVVSVREQAALLAGRLRASGGASFRALIADCTETMTIVVRFLALLELYREGAVAFDQLVAFGELNVRWVAGDGELAVLAADIDDSYDTVEGNDG
- a CDS encoding cobyrinic acid a,c-diamide synthase; translation: MSRRVILPGADELFRSTGALRPDDRTGNGEPAAAEPTVRRDGAMGANPSRSRPSGRQRHDEKITVYVSPAELVDLEHARLILRAEHSLAVDRGRIVREALSVVLADLEAKGDHSILVRRLRAD
- a CDS encoding AAA family ATPase, which produces MSTTAERTRPPREIGPTGRPRPRLRDPKPLSEHGPAKILALANQKGGVGKTTTAINLGAALTEFGRRVLLVDFDPQGALSVGLGVNPHELDQTIYNALMERGVTADDILIKTSSGLDLLPSNIDLSAAEVQLVGEVAREQSLKRVLEPMVEDYDVILIDCQPSLGLLTINALTAADGVIVPLECEYFSLRGVALLIQTIEKVSERLNPQLQLEGILATMYDGRTLHGREVLTRVVQAFGNKVFHTVINRTVRFPETTVAGEPITSFASSSPGAAAYRDLAREVVARCLAG
- the xerD gene encoding site-specific tyrosine recombinase XerD, whose translation is MIRGYLDHLAVERGLSRNTLSSYRRDLARYAEYLAAQGRSSLDDVTEADVTGFVAVLRSGAGEQVALRASSAARAVVAVRGLHRFALREGLAESDPAAAVRPPTPPRRLPRALSLDDVTALIAAAGSDGSPRGVRDQALLEFLYGTGARIGEAVALDVDDLDPDRGTVLLRGKGGKDRVVPVGSYARDAVEGYLVRGRPVLASGGGGGPALFLNTRGGRLSRQSAWAILQTAAQRAGLRSRIGPHTLRHSFATHLLDGGADVRVVQELLGHASVTTTQVYTLVTVDRLREVYAMSHPRARSG
- the ald gene encoding alanine dehydrogenase — translated: MLIGIPREVKDNEFRVAITPSGVHELVSQGHDVVIEREAGVGSSIPDDDYVAAGAKLLPTADDVWGEAELICKVKEPVAEEYHRMRADQVLFTYLHLAASEPCTNALISSGTTAIAYETVQLADGSLPLLAPMSEVAGRMAPQVGAHHLQRDGGGRGVLMGGVSGTYAAKVVVLGAGVSGMNAAAIALGMQAEVLVLDRNIEKLRQADRIYQGHLQTVASNAYEVERACIDADLVIGAVLVAGAKAPTLVSDDLVARMKPGAVLVDIAVDQGGCFQSTRPTTHSDPTFMVHDAVFYCVANMPGAVPHTSTYALTNVTLPYVERIAGLGWQEAVRRDPALAGGVNVVSGDVVCEPVAEAHGLPYRPLAEVLG
- a CDS encoding NUDIX hydrolase; translated protein: MRDEPSSAFPVRASHVAFRSGRVIDVRTDEVAMPGGTTATRDVVVHPGAVAVIALDDAGRVLLLQQYRHPVRRLLWEPPAGLLDKEGEPPLHAAQRELYEEAHLEADRWDVLVDAFTSPGMTDEAVRIYLARDVRPASAPRFVGEDEESDMPQRWVPLDEAVAGVQSGELHNPLAAIGLLAASLAAREAFAALRPADAQWPEASPFTGSVRESPSP